TCAGGTCAACACGTAAATTTATTCTTTCGTGCAGTTTTGCTCTATCCATATTTATTGCAATGCGCACGATGTTAAAATGTCGTTCTTTTTTTGATTTCTGTAAAAACTGTGAATATGGTTTTCCCGTAAGCAGACACATTTCAAGGGCACGAAATACCCGATTAGTGTTTCTTAAGTCAACGTTGTTATATGATTGAGGGTCGAGTTTTTTTAACTCTAATCGCAAGCTTTCTATTCCCTCATTTTTCATTCTTTCTGCAAGTTGTTGTCGAAGTTCAGGATCAAAGTCTGGCATATCATCTATTCCATTACAAACTGCATCTATATACAATCCTGAACCACCAGTCATTATTGCCAAACCATTCTTTTTAAACAGTTCGGGCAGCAAATTTGTAACATCTTGCTCAAAACGACTTACATTATAATAATCGGTAACATTTTTAAATCCGACAAAGTGATGTTTTACTGCTTCAAGTTGTGCTGTATCGGGTGGAGCTGAGCCAATCTTCAATTCTTTATAAAACTGACGTGAGTCTGCTGAAATAATTTCACAATCAAAATATTGTGCTAAAGAAATAGCTGTATTAGTTTTTCCAACTGCAGTAGGTCCGGCAATAACAACTAATAAAGGGGCTTTTATAATCACTAAAAAAGTTTTTCTAAATCAGGAAAAAAATCTCTGACTAATCTTCGTCAGGATCTCCATCATCATCTTCATCTTCCGGTGCATCTCGATCAATATCTTCCTCCTCTTCCTCTGCTTCGCCTGCAAGTAAAGAATCATCTTCAAATTCAAACTGAATATCTTTTTCGAATGACTCGCTTGCAAAATCTTCTTCGAGTTCGTCGTCAATAATAGGAGCTACTTTTTTTGTACTGAAAACATTTATGTCATCATCATCATCATCAAACAGGCTTGATTTTTTTGCTGCTTTTTTACCAAACTGAGGTGGAATTTCACCACCAAAATCAATACATATAGGGTAATATCTATTTGAAGTATCTTGTTTGGTTTCCATTAACTCTATAAAAAACGACCTTTGATTTATTAAGTCAAAAACGTAAATAAGTTTTTGATGAGCGTCTTTCATAAAAGTGGATAATATAGCTTTATCCATAGCAATTATTTTTTCTCCTCCCTTTACTTGAGTCTCTATTAGAGCAATCTCTTGTTTTCTTTGCCAGTTGTGAGTTGCAATAAAGAATGTTGCATGTAAACTACTATCATACTCCAGTTCTTCCTGAATAAAGTCGTGTAAATCGTAAAAGGTTTGATCGGACATTATCTCAATATCCATAAAGAACTTGTCATCTTCTTCTGATAAAACCTTGAATTTGTAAATCATATTCTAAATAATTAAAGCTTTAATAAAAATTTCATTGTATCAATATTATCTGCATAGTCCCATAAGTTCGGTGCTTGCGACTTCCCGAATGGCACTGCATTTTCAATTTCATTGCTCTTACTCACAATACATTGAATTTCGTTGATATTTTCATTTATTTCGGCGGCTAATATAGTAATAACTGAATAATAGTCATAAAAAATTACAGAAAGTGGCGAAAAAATTTGACGATCGTTTTTTAACAGCATAAATCCATTATCAAAAAACTCTATCATATTCATTTGATAAACGGATTTATGATAGTCGTAATTGTTTGCATATTTATTATGTTGATAAAGATAATTCCAATGATCCATTGCTAAAAAGAAATTATCGAAATTATATTTTTCTGGAACATAAATTTTTGACACATTTCTGCATCCCATTCCGAAATATTGAAAAATATCTTTTGAAAGATTTTTTAAATCTTCAATAGTTTCTTCTCCGGTAAGTACTGCAACAGAATTTCTATTTCGCCTGATAATACTGGGATATTTGCCAAAATAATATTCAAAATATCTTGCTGTATTATTACTTCCTGTTGCAATTATAGCATCAAAATTTGTAAGTTGATTTTCTGAAAAAGAAATTGACGATGTAAACTCAGGTTCGATATCACATAAAATAGAAGATATTAATTTAATAAGAGAATCATCTTTTGACGAAAGTTTACCAATAAAATTATTTCCTGAAATTAATACCGAAACAAAATCGTGCATCCCAACCAAAGGGATGTTTCCGGCTAATATTACACCAACTGTTACTGGATTTTTCTTTTTTTGAATTAAATCATGGTATGGCTCTAACCATTTGTTTAAATTTTCTACAGTTAATAATTCCGACCATGATTTTAAAGCCAGTGTTACGTTTTCTGGTGTAAACCATTGGTTTGTCTGTCGCTGTTCTTCAATAATTTTATCTATTTTACACTTCCATTTTTCTAAAAAAGGAGAGTTAGATTTGCCGGAAATAAAATAGTCGTTTAGCAGTTGACCAAGAGCTGCAAATGCCTCTATTCTTTTTTCCGTACTCATTTTATATTTAAAATTTAAATGAAAAGCAATCTAATAATAATCATAGGTATCCCATGGCATAGATCCGGACGCTGTTCCGAGTGCCAAACCAAAAAATAATACTACAATTATTATATATATTAAAAACAATGCCGACAGTGATAATCCAATAACAGAGCAAATTTTACCGGCTTTCATGTTTTTATATGAAGACTTAGTATAAAGGTCTGGATTTGCTTTATATAATTTACCAGCTTTTCGTGAAAGTACAATTGAAATTATTCCGAGTGTAATACCTGATATTCCATAACACCAGCAAGTGGCAATGGAAATTATTCCCATAACCAGAATGCCTGTAGCATTAGGCAAATTCTTTTGAATATTTGTATCTGTATTATTTGAATAAACAGGTGGATTTATATTTATTTCTTCGTCGCTCATTTCTTAATTAATTTGAATTAATAAGTTTTACAATGTATGCAATAATCATTAACAATGCTGTAAATATAAACGAAATTTTTAAAATCAAAGCCCCGTTTTTATACTTGAAAATTAGGTGTAAAACAAGGAAAATTAATGTGAAAATTATAGGTAATAATGCCGGATATAATTTTACACTTTCTATTATATTTCCTTTTAATAATTCTATAAATGAACGTTGCATTCCACAACCCGGGCATTCTATACCAAAAAATTTTCTATAAATACATGTCCCCATATGACTCTCGAGCCAGTTAATAAAATCGTTATACAGGGAGATTTGCATCGAAAAAACATTATTTTTTACAAACATAGTTTCTTTTTATTGATGAATTTGCAGGATAATGAAATTTTTTAATACTTTTGCAGTCCAAAAAGGTCTCTTGGCCGAGTGGCTAGGCACCGGTCTGCAAAACCGTCTACTCCGGTTCGAATCCGGAAGAGACCTCAGAAAAAACCCTTAATTGTTTACACATTTAAGGGTTTTTTTAATTCATTCTTAAAAATTTTATTTAAAAAAAGTAAAAAATATATAATCAAAGTTTCGTTTCCTGTTCAGATAATAATCCAAATATTTCTGGATAATTATAATAGGCAATTAAATCTGAAGTATAAATCTTTTTTGAGTTTATTGGCATAAACTTTTTAATAGTATGTGCTTTGATTAAATCAGAAGAAACAGGAGTTATAATACTTTTAATTTTTTCAATATTTTGTTCTTTGTTAATCCATTGTTTTGCCGATTCAGGACTTAATATTAGAGGCATTCTTAATTTTGTATTATGAACCTTTGCCATAATTTCATTTGCATCAATAGTTAAAACAGCAAAAGACTTTGTTATTTGGCCTTTACTATCCTTTGTTTCATTCCAAATACCGGCAAAAACAAAAAGTTCTTCATTTTTTAAAGTCACATAATATGGTATTTTTTCCTTTTTAACTTTTCTCCATTCAAAAAATCCAGAACAAAGAACAAGACATCTACGATTTTTAAATGAATTCGCATACAGGTGACTAGATTCAATCTCTTCTGATTTTGCGTTTAGGGTATTATATTTAGATAAAAACTCATCTGCCTGCTGTGTGTTCTCTATATTGTTAGGAAGAAACCCCCATTTAAAAAAAGAAATATCATCCGGATTAGCATCTGTAATAACAGGCATAAAAGGATGATCGAAACCATTAACTATTAGCTGATCCTCGAAAAGATTAAGCTGATCGTTTCTTATAATTTTACCATTTACCAGAGCATTTACGCTCTTCTTTGTTACAGCATAATAGAAACACATATTACACTATGTTTTAACTTTTAATAGTTCGTTCCACCTTGTAGTATATCTTGGAGAAAGTTTTTCCTGTTTAAGCTTCCAGTCTTTATTATTTCCCTGTGCTGCAAGCTTTACAAAATCTTTTCCATATCTGTTATTTAATTTATCCACAAGTTTAGAAATATTTTTATTTTTATCATTACTTTCTTTCTCAAAAAGATTTCCCTGAATAACATTTTCAGATGATATTCCACTTACAATAACGCCGGCTTTCTTATAAAGTAAATTAGGTTTATATATTGACTTAAGACCTATCAATGCGGCATTAACTAAATCATGGTTATTACTCGTTTGCATTGACATTGTAACTGTAACACAATCATAAATATATTTTTCTCTTTCAGAAAAAGGATCAGTATGTATGAATATTGTTATAAAATTGGCAACCGATTTTTGTTTACGAAGCTTTTCTGCACAACGCACAGCATGATTTGCAACCGCTTCGGTAATAACATTAAAATCAGATAATTTTTTCCCAAATGCCCTTGTTGTGGCAATATTTTTTTTACAATGTGTTATTGTATCGAGCAAAATACGCTGCTGTCCTAAAAGTTCATCTCTTGTGCGTTGTCCCACAACTGTTAATTTGTTTCTTACCCAGCTTGCATCTAGTTGACTAAAATCAAACGCTGTTTTAATACCATTATTTAAAAGCATTCTAGAATATTGACGACCAATACCCCATACATCTTCTATTGATGTGTTTTTTAATGCCCATATTCGGGTCTCTTCCGAATCGATAACAAATATTCCTTCTTTCTTTTTTGCTACTTTGTTAGCAATTTTAGCCAATGTTTTTGTGTTTGCAATACCTACACCAACCGGAATACCTACAGTTTCAAATATGGTGTTTTTTATTTTTAATGCATAGTCTTTTAAATTTACATTAATTCCGTCAAGATTAAGAAATGCTTCATCTATTGAATAAACCTCAATATCGGGACTAAACAATTTCAAAGCTTTCATCATTCTATTTGACATATCTCCATAAAGTGTATAATTTGACGAAAAAACTTCTACATTATGTTTTTCAATTATTTCCTTGCGTTTAAAAATAGGTTCAGCCATTTTTAAACCTAAAGCTTTTGCTTCATTGGAGCGCGAAATTATACAACCATCATTATTTGATAGTACTACTACAGGTTTTCCTTCAATTTTATAGTTAAAAACCCTTTCGCACGAAACATAAAAGTTATTACCGTCTACTAAAGCATACATATTATTTATACTCATGAATTGCAAATCTTACCCGCCCCCATAATCTAAAATCTGAACCTTCATCTATTTTTTTTGGCTCAAACTCAGGATTGGAAGGAATAAGATAAAAATCTTTTCCTATTTTACTTACCTTTTTAATTGTAAAATCTCCATCTAAATAACACATCAAAATAGAATTCTTTCCGGGCTTAAACGCCCTGTCAATTACCAATAAATCCCCATCACATATATGATCATTAATCATTGAATTTCCTTCGGCCCAAACAAAAAAAGTTGAACTCTCATTTTTTATCAGGTATGATTTAAGATCCAGCTCATTTTCGATATAATCGCTAGCAGGTGAGGGAAAACCAGCAACTACATTACCACTAACATTAAGTTTTAAATCCTCGAGATCCTTTATATTAAGAATTTTTACCTTAATATTATCTTCTTTTGATTCCATGATAAAATTCTTTTTGTAAAGATAAGGGATATTGGGTGCATTTGTACAAAGTGAGAACACTTAAAAAGTCGAAAATAAATTCAAATTACTCTGATATTCTTTAGTACAGTATTATTTCATAAAAAAACGAGAGTTCTGATAAAATAAAAACTAAAACTTATAAATAAATGCCAGTAATGCTCTGGTATTTGCAATTGCTTTTCCTTCGGTTACTTTTCCTTTTGAATCGCCGTTTGCTTTACCATAAGTGGCTACAGTGTGCTCAATTTAATCGTTTATGGTTCTTATTTCTCCATTAATTAGAAAGAGAGGCAATGTATCATTCCGCTTAGCCATTTATTGTTTGAATCATTCTCTGCTGGAAATAATCTTAAAAGCGTTCCATCCATCACTTTCATTAAGTGCTTTACTCTTTCATCAATTTTATTATTTTTTCTATAACAAAATCCTGTTCTTCGTTAGTTAAAGCTGGAAACATTGGTAAGCTTAAACAATGTGCATAATAATTTTCTGCTATAGGTAAATCGCCATTATTCCACCCAATTTTTTTATAATATGGCATTAAATGTACGGGAATATAATGTACTTGAGCAAATATTTGAAAAGTTCTTAAAAAATCGTAAACTTTTTTTCTGTTTTTAACCTGAATAATATATAAATGATATGCATGAGATGTTTTTTCGGGATAATAAACTTGAGGAGTAATAATATCGGGATATTTAAAAAATGCCGTGTTGTATCTTGCAGCAATTTCTTTTCGCCTTGTTATACCGGCATCAGCTCTCTTAAGTTGACTAATGCCAAGAGCTGCCTGAATGTCGGTTAGGCGATAATTAAAACCAAGCTCCTGCATTTCATAATACCAACTGCCATGGTTTTCAATTAATAAATCAGGGTTCTTTGTTATTCCATGTGTGCGAAGCAATAAAAGTTTTTCGTAAATTTCTTTGCTATTTGTTGTAATCATTCCACCTTCTCCTGTAGCAATATGCTTTACAGGGTGAAATGAAAAAATTGCAGCATCACAATATTTACCATCTCCACAATTAATTTTGTTTCCTTTAGAGTCAATAAAGTAGCCACCGGGTGCATGACAAGCATCTTCTAATAACCACAACCCATATTCGTCTGCAAGTTTTCTAAATTCTTCTGTATTTACTGGATAACCGGCAAGGTCAACAGGAATTATTCCGGAAAAAGTTCCTTTAGGATGAGCTTCTAATAAGTCACGAATTTTATTAATATCTAAAGTAAAAGTATTAGGATCAATGTCCGCAAAAAAGATTTCACCTCCGGAATATAAAACACAATTTGCACTTGCTGCAAATGTTATGGAAGTTGTTATAACTTTAGTCCCATGTTTTACATTTAATGCAAGAGCTGCAAGATGAAGTGCTGCTGTGCCATTAGCAACAGCAACTGCGTATTGACATCCTATATATTTTGCGAATTCATTTTCAAATTCTGCAATTTTAGGACCTTGTGTTAGAAATTCAGAAGAAAGCACTTCGCTGACTGCAGCAATATCTTCTGGTGTAATTGTTTGTCTACCATATGGGATAGGACGTGAGATCATATAGCAAAATTCTTGTCAACAAATTCTTTTGTTAAATTTCTTATTTCTTCAACTGATAGCCATTCTGTATTAGTTCCACTATTGTATTTAAACCCTTCTGGAACATGTTTAGCAGAAAAATGACTTTCATATTTTTTCAGAACTTCTTCAGGTAGTATAGGTAAAATTATATAAAAGTCTTTTGCATCAATAGTGTTATAGCTGTCATGTTCGGTTATCATTTCTTCGTGAATTTTTTCACCGGGACGAACACCAATAATTTCCTGTTTGCAATTTGGTCCAATAGCAGTTGCTACATCTGTGATTTTATATGAAGGAATTTTTGGTACAAATATTTCTCCACCAAGTGCTCTCTCAAGAGCCATCAATACAAGCTCAACACCATCTTCAAGTGTAATGTTAAACCTTGTCATTTCGGGGTGTGTAATAGGCAAAACTCCTTCTTTACGTTTATTCATAAAAAACGGAATTACTGAACCTCTGCTTCCCATTACATTTCCATAACGTACTACAGAAAAAGTGATATCACGTTTTCCTTTAATATTATTTGCTGTTGTAAAAAGCTTATCAGAACATAGTTTTGTTGCTCCATATAAATTTATGGGTGACGCAGCTTTATCAGTAGACAATGCAACAACTTTTTTCACTCCACAATCTAATGCAGCATTTACAACATTTTCGGCTCCAATAATATTTGTTTTAATAAACTCCATAGGGTTGTATTCAGCAGTTGGAACCTGTTTTAATGCAGCTGCATGAATAATTATTTCAATTCCTTCACATGCACGACGAAATCTTTCAGCATCTCTTATATCTCCAATAAAATAGCGTATCCCATCATATTTCTCTCTGGGAAATTGCTGTGCCATTTCAAATTGTTTTAACTCATCCCGTGAATATATTACCAGACGTTTAACCTGAGGCCAACGAGTTAAAATTGTTTCAACGAACTTTTTTCCAAATGATCCGGTTCCCCCGGTTATTAAAATTGATTTTCCGTTAAGATCAAGATTTGATGTCATTTATTGTCGAATTAATCAGTAAAATTAATAATTTACTTATTGTAAGTATGCACAAAAATAATCTATTCAAAATAATAATTGAATAAAGTTTTTTTGAATTCGAAATAAAACCTGGTTAATGTGTTGACAGTTAATCTACTCTATTATCAATTTGGCATTTATGATATTTTATTTTTAAAAACATCAAAAATAATTAATACCAACAATAAAGAAGTTTTATTAAAAAATGTAATGACAATAGATTTTCTATTATTGTTTTATGATTTTCATACAATTAGTGGAATTTTCTGAAGTCATTTTTATAAAATAAATTCCATTTACATATTTTGAGACATCAATAGAAGTTTTATTTTTTATAGTTGATGAATAAAGTAGTTTACCATGTATATTTAATAGATCAATTTTTAAGTAACCGTTAATTGAATTTATTGGTTCAATATTAATCAGGTTAGTTGCAGGGTTAGGATAAATGTTGATATTATCTGGAAAAT
The nucleotide sequence above comes from Bacteroidia bacterium. Encoded proteins:
- the miaA gene encoding tRNA (adenosine(37)-N6)-dimethylallyltransferase MiaA; this translates as MIKAPLLVVIAGPTAVGKTNTAISLAQYFDCEIISADSRQFYKELKIGSAPPDTAQLEAVKHHFVGFKNVTDYYNVSRFEQDVTNLLPELFKKNGLAIMTGGSGLYIDAVCNGIDDMPDFDPELRQQLAERMKNEGIESLRLELKKLDPQSYNNVDLRNTNRVFRALEMCLLTGKPYSQFLQKSKKERHFNIVRIAINMDRAKLHERINLRVDLMMEKGLENEARDLFQYRSCNALKTVGYKELFEYFDEIHNLEVAVELIKRNTRRYARRQISWFNRNNDYNWFEPEQIPDIISFIQNQITVCRNG
- a CDS encoding acyl-CoA reductase, coding for MSTEKRIEAFAALGQLLNDYFISGKSNSPFLEKWKCKIDKIIEEQRQTNQWFTPENVTLALKSWSELLTVENLNKWLEPYHDLIQKKKNPVTVGVILAGNIPLVGMHDFVSVLISGNNFIGKLSSKDDSLIKLISSILCDIEPEFTSSISFSENQLTNFDAIIATGSNNTARYFEYYFGKYPSIIRRNRNSVAVLTGEETIEDLKNLSKDIFQYFGMGCRNVSKIYVPEKYNFDNFFLAMDHWNYLYQHNKYANNYDYHKSVYQMNMIEFFDNGFMLLKNDRQIFSPLSVIFYDYYSVITILAAEINENINEIQCIVSKSNEIENAVPFGKSQAPNLWDYADNIDTMKFLLKL
- a CDS encoding DUF2752 domain-containing protein gives rise to the protein MQISLYNDFINWLESHMGTCIYRKFFGIECPGCGMQRSFIELLKGNIIESVKLYPALLPIIFTLIFLVLHLIFKYKNGALILKISFIFTALLMIIAYIVKLINSN
- a CDS encoding SOS response-associated peptidase → MCFYYAVTKKSVNALVNGKIIRNDQLNLFEDQLIVNGFDHPFMPVITDANPDDISFFKWGFLPNNIENTQQADEFLSKYNTLNAKSEEIESSHLYANSFKNRRCLVLCSGFFEWRKVKKEKIPYYVTLKNEELFVFAGIWNETKDSKGQITKSFAVLTIDANEIMAKVHNTKLRMPLILSPESAKQWINKEQNIEKIKSIITPVSSDLIKAHTIKKFMPINSKKIYTSDLIAYYNYPEIFGLLSEQETKL
- a CDS encoding Y-family DNA polymerase; its protein translation is MYALVDGNNFYVSCERVFNYKIEGKPVVVLSNNDGCIISRSNEAKALGLKMAEPIFKRKEIIEKHNVEVFSSNYTLYGDMSNRMMKALKLFSPDIEVYSIDEAFLNLDGINVNLKDYALKIKNTIFETVGIPVGVGIANTKTLAKIANKVAKKKEGIFVIDSEETRIWALKNTSIEDVWGIGRQYSRMLLNNGIKTAFDFSQLDASWVRNKLTVVGQRTRDELLGQQRILLDTITHCKKNIATTRAFGKKLSDFNVITEAVANHAVRCAEKLRKQKSVANFITIFIHTDPFSEREKYIYDCVTVTMSMQTSNNHDLVNAALIGLKSIYKPNLLYKKAGVIVSGISSENVIQGNLFEKESNDKNKNISKLVDKLNNRYGKDFVKLAAQGNNKDWKLKQEKLSPRYTTRWNELLKVKT
- the umuD gene encoding translesion error-prone DNA polymerase V autoproteolytic subunit; amino-acid sequence: MESKEDNIKVKILNIKDLEDLKLNVSGNVVAGFPSPASDYIENELDLKSYLIKNESSTFFVWAEGNSMINDHICDGDLLVIDRAFKPGKNSILMCYLDGDFTIKKVSKIGKDFYLIPSNPEFEPKKIDEGSDFRLWGRVRFAIHEYK
- the pseC gene encoding UDP-4-amino-4,6-dideoxy-N-acetyl-beta-L-altrosamine transaminase — encoded protein: MISRPIPYGRQTITPEDIAAVSEVLSSEFLTQGPKIAEFENEFAKYIGCQYAVAVANGTAALHLAALALNVKHGTKVITTSITFAASANCVLYSGGEIFFADIDPNTFTLDINKIRDLLEAHPKGTFSGIIPVDLAGYPVNTEEFRKLADEYGLWLLEDACHAPGGYFIDSKGNKINCGDGKYCDAAIFSFHPVKHIATGEGGMITTNSKEIYEKLLLLRTHGITKNPDLLIENHGSWYYEMQELGFNYRLTDIQAALGISQLKRADAGITRRKEIAARYNTAFFKYPDIITPQVYYPEKTSHAYHLYIIQVKNRKKVYDFLRTFQIFAQVHYIPVHLMPYYKKIGWNNGDLPIAENYYAHCLSLPMFPALTNEEQDFVIEKIIKLMKE
- the pseB gene encoding UDP-N-acetylglucosamine 4,6-dehydratase (inverting) translates to MTSNLDLNGKSILITGGTGSFGKKFVETILTRWPQVKRLVIYSRDELKQFEMAQQFPREKYDGIRYFIGDIRDAERFRRACEGIEIIIHAAALKQVPTAEYNPMEFIKTNIIGAENVVNAALDCGVKKVVALSTDKAASPINLYGATKLCSDKLFTTANNIKGKRDITFSVVRYGNVMGSRGSVIPFFMNKRKEGVLPITHPEMTRFNITLEDGVELVLMALERALGGEIFVPKIPSYKITDVATAIGPNCKQEIIGVRPGEKIHEEMITEHDSYNTIDAKDFYIILPILPEEVLKKYESHFSAKHVPEGFKYNSGTNTEWLSVEEIRNLTKEFVDKNFAI